Part of the Apostichopus japonicus isolate 1M-3 chromosome 13, ASM3797524v1, whole genome shotgun sequence genome is shown below.
GTCTTATACCTGAAGAAAGTCTCTTACTTTCTCAAACTGAATATTAGCAGTTAATCAAGCAAGAAGGCAATCGATCAATCATTCAATCAATATGTATATAACAATGTCATATCTCAAGTAACAAGGGCTTCTTAGTTTCCAAGGATCGTGGGTGAAGCTTTGCAGTCTTAGTAATGGTAATATTAAGTATCAGCTAATAACATCTGTAAGTACTTTATGACCATTGGGCAAGGAGTGAAGGGGAGGAGAGGGTCTATTGACCGGAGATGAGAAACCAGATACCCTCCTCTTGTTTGGTAAAACATTTTACTATATGCACATACTGGGAGATCTCCCAAATATCATTTCTCCCAAGGGACCACCTCACCTGTTTACCAGAATTACCAATCACAATGTCAGTTAACTTTTAAGGCTCTTTCCCCCAACCCAAAGAGGGTTCTTCATGCTGGGGACAAGTAACAATGCCTGTACATATTCCTGTTTGAATCTCTCAGACAGAATTGTAATTTCAAAAATACCCAGAAATTACGTCGATTTATACCAAACCAAGAGTCTCAGCAGTAGAAGAGGCTGTGTTTAAATGTGTCAATAACATCAATCTATGAAAAGTCAATGGGGTTGAAAAGAAACAGTGGTTTGCACACCTCTTATTGGCTAATTGGTGTCATGTGACCACGCATTGCAGCCACTTTGTAGTGTATCTTATAAACTTTTAATAATCTTCACAAGATTCAGAAGACTGTGCTAATGTAAGAATGAATATGTAACAGATGCCAGAATGAATATGTAACAGATGCAGGAGCTATCTTCTGTCAGTAATGCAATCCTTCATTTCTATGTTGTGTCAACAGCCTTAAATGCTTTTGTAAGAAAACAACATGCTGAAAACTAAAAGAGTATTTTTATGTACTATATTTTAGTAAATTTGTGTTAGCAATTAGCAGATAGCATCTGTTTAACAAGTATAAaattaacttgtttttttttctccatataAGGTTATTAATTGTAGTATTGCTGTTGTTTGTTACAGGACCTGTTTTCATGGTACAAGAATTTTGTGCTTAATTGCAGAATATCCCTCAAGTCTTGAATCTCACAGACTATGATCGGAATTCCTTATAGTAAACGATGTATCATCGTTCTCAAAAAGCCCGGAGTGTGTGTGAGTAGCAGGGTATTCTGCAATTGCTCCAAATATTGCTGTCTGCGAATAGAAGGTTGTATAAACCGACTTTTAAGTCGAATGAATGTTTGCTACTAATGAATTGCTACTCTAGAGAAgtgatgatgcaaaatattgtaacaagtcgaaaaatgaaaaacaaagaaaaacaaacaaagaaacgaTTAGACATTTTACAAATGGGATGAAAGGTATCCTTGATTCATTAGCAATACAGTACAAGCAAGAGCCATAATTAACCTACAAGGATCTGTGTTTATGAATTAACATGTGTAGAGACCGACCCGGCTTGATGGTTTGCTCCGAGCATGATTTCCAACCACTTTAATAATTGAGCTTTCAGTGGGTTAATGGTTGAATctatcaaaaacaaaaatgatattaaatagTCACCTGCATTagtatatttttaaaattttttatcACATGTCACATAACGAAACAGCTTTAATGGGGTTAATGACTAACTTCTCAAAAGTGGTATTACATTGCAACCTGCATTTAAATGgtctttaaaacaatttttttttttatgtctgtCAAATATTAGGAAtgcatgtttttgtcctttGAAAGTAGTATTAGTTTTGTCTATTCAGGAACTCTCTTGAGAAAGGTCAGGGTAATTTATAACTTGTTGAATGGGTCATATTTGTGTATTAGGCAAAATACATTCCAACTGTTCATTTGGTGGAGAATGTCAGCATTTAGTTTCATTGTGATAGTAGAACAGTACTGCAGTGGAAagaagtatatttatatatatatatatgcattttctgttccaatatttaaaacaaaagtaataaaATCATTAATTTATCTGTGAAACAGCAGATTTCATTGCTtgtgacaatatatataaatatatatctcaaatatgaaaatttagTTCTCATTTCCTCTTTGATCATTAGTATAGTATAGCAGCAACCcatgccccctccctccctcacccaccctcccccctccctcacccaccccaACCGGACAGACTGGCATTAATTGTGAACCAGCTCAGTGATCCAACCTGCGGTGCTATGGCCTTGAAAAAAGTGGGACATTATGCGGAGTGCtagataagaaacaaaagagaagTCAATACTTTTAATGGTAAAAGAAGAAACACAACTTCCATAATTCATCCATGGGTATTACTGGATTATGACTTGTACAACTGCTgacctccccaccctcccccacccacaccccacaACAGGCCACCACCTTCACCTTCAAGACCTTCCACGTGAGCATTACTGACATGCTCAAGATGAAGActtatgtttatttattaaagGGTATGAAAGATATAAGACAATATCTAAGTCTTTTGCACCCTTTCTTGTCTGGTATTACAAGTAGCTGTAGATAAGCATAGAAACAACTGTCCTACATTACAAATGAGTATTGTTGCTCCGACAACATAGGCACGCTGTACCTCTGTGTCCTAGGCGTTGCTTTATGCACATTGTTAGCACAACTCATTGTCTCTACCATTTTGAACTCCAGCATaatatttcatgacattaaGTACTGCACTtttgtaagaaaagtcacccaaacTAGAGCCCAGACGTGAAAGGCAAACGACTTTGAGACTGTAACCATGTGATTATGACAGAGTTAAGTGAAGTATCATGATTTCATATGACAGGGAATTTAAACCTAGTTGACTCTTAATGTTGATGAGCAATCTACGCTGTGTATTGGATATTGATTATCTCAAAAGAACAGACACCACTAATGACcgtagccaaaaggccgagaagcatcATGATGACATTGTTATATCTTTAATAGAAGATTTCTGTTAattcttttgaaaaacaaatattgacacTCGGATAAGAGACCTTCCTCATTTGTACAGCTGATGTACACTAGCCAATCCagtttgcatataagaatcaggGCTACAGTTGGTATTGTAATTGACTTTCCTATAAATTATCAgcttattgttttctttttacacAAGTGGAATGtttgtataaataaatattgaaaaagtaaaCGTGAGTGATTTTTGAAAGTATATTCAGAAGAATTTTGGCCTGCCGTCTTGACTCATCCCATTATATAAATCATAACTACAATATGAAATGTTCCTTGAAggtaatgagggcggtattgaagaacttagcatggaTAGACTCCCAGATGTGTGACCTggttaattcactttggcttcagCTTTGAGTAtgacgtttctgtatgctgccgtgttggacAAATCTAACCCTCATTTAGTCATTACCAACTTTGCGATCTGTGTCATTGTCGACGTTTAAATCCATAGTCCCCATCACAGTTTTGAGAGGTCGGttagagtgactccatagtttgcCTTTTTGGGAAACCAGAAATTGACGTTTTCTCTAGCTGAGAGTTATCCAGGATAAAATATCTGTCTGCTCTTCAATAATGATTTCAAAAAGAGTAAAACATGTATGTCAAGTCTATGGTTTGAAGAGATTGAAACCTTCAGCTAGTGTGAATCTTAGAGACCAGAAGAGCTTCTCTGGACTTGGAATATCCTCCCATTTAGTCCATTGCCAGCCTGTGTAGAAACAAAAAGTCACAGAAATATGGGTATGAGGATCTTAAAAGCAGAACTTTTTTAATCACTTGATTTCCATCATTTCTTATTTATCCTATTAAATGCTCAGATAACAATGTTGTTATATGTTTTGACTTCTTTTAATGGATCAATCAAGTTTCCTTTCAATACAGTAACTAAACTTTTAAAATTTGCATTTTACACTAAATTAATCCTGATATAATGGAAAAGCATTTGGGCAATATAAGCAGTAGAATCTAATTTATTAATTACTCTTTCACATGTCAAATGtctttcctttaaaatttacacctcccccccccccctgacacaCACCATTTCATTAAAAAACTTAAGGATATACTCAGTGAGGTTGACAGCACATAGTTTGTATGAAATCTGAACAATGTGTCTAGTTTTTGCCTGTCTAGCATATTCTTCATAGCATGCCAAAGCTGTCATTTACTTCATTGAAGCTTTTCTAGCCttggagagggggaaggggagggcaggaaggggggggggttggttttGTATATCATGCACACTTTGAAGAGTCTTAAAAGAAGCCAACAACAGGTATGGTGATGTCATTCCTACCTTCACATTTGTCTGGTTCTGTATTCTCAGGCTCTTCTTTGTAAGAACTGTCAACCTCTCCTTTCATGAAAATTGTCACATAGTGATATTTTGTTGGTCTGTTGACTGCATTATTTACATGTGCAAAGGAGACCTCCTTCAGTTTTAACCCAGTCTCTTCCATTGTTTCCCTTCTTCCACATTCTTCCCAAGATTCTCTGTGAACAGAACAAAACATGCTATTCAAGTAGACCTATGTCAATATAACTATTGCTTGTACAAATATGTAGCCTAGGACCCTCTTTTACCTAGTTTACAGGGCAGCCTTTCCTACCTGGTACTCTGCCTACCTGGTACTCTATACCTAGTAAAGGCTATACACTATACTTGGCAATTAATAAAAGATATTTGCACATAAATGCACCTGACATTTGTCTGGAGGTGCCGCAGTATTAGCAATGTGCTGCACTGAGGTTACACTAACATGGTCTACTTTGACAGGATTTGTAACTCAGGTTAAACTAGTAAAAAGTTAATTTTGGCTCAATTAGTAATAGTACTAGTATACACTAGTAGGCTTTGCATTCACCCTAAAGGGCCTTAAGCAATTCTTACCCAAATTCAAGATGGCCACCTGGCAGGGCATAGAGTCCTGATCCAGTACTATTTTTTCTCTTCCCAAGTAATATGCACTCTGGATACTTTGGGCTTGTGACAAATACGCCGACCCCAACACCAGGCCGTGGAAACTTGTCTTCTGCATCTTCCAACTTGGGTCTTTTATTTAGGCCTGCGTGTGCATTTGAACTCGACGATTCCATTTTAGAACTTATGCCTATAAGGCTATGATATGAATGCCTTTTCGTAAAAGTTAAGAGATTGCTAATTAACGACTTGGAAAGAAGAACAATCATGCCTTCAACACAGCCTAGGCTAAGTTACACTCACTGTTACGTTATTCGTTCAGCTGACTACTGCTCAACGTTCAAAGCGTATAGTGGATTTAAAATGCACAGATCAAATACTTGATGTCCGCATAAATAACAAAGAGCAAGAGTCAATAAGTGAATTGACCTAATTCTAGCAAGGAAACCCCTCGGTGTGTAGGCATACTACGCCTTCATGACCCTAGACCATATAAAACATTTGACACTTGAATCAAAGATATTTCAACTATCTTGCTTGAATGTGGAATTCGCGCAATTAGTTTCCCGCCATATTGACTTAAGGCTGCATGGAAGTAATTATTTCACTAATAGCTTACTGACTTTACCATGGAATGACGTAACTTCGTCTTCGTCTGCGttacggtgacacatccgcaaaaagggacaatatctcaccaccCACGTCAAGAGAGTAAATAGTTAAATCTGGCACGAGTACTGATATGagtgacaggattcacagacccactggaactactaatgaggtctgaaggcagactattccaatccctaattgtatttgtaagaaaactatacttatagcaattggtactggcatacaattggcagaaatgcatatcgtgcatgttccgactcctacgcagaggcttCCTTAGGCAGTCAATAAGAATCTGAGCCTGACCATGgatgcccttagcaaataagatgattctactttgcctgcgcctctctgccaagggcaccaggtttaggtcccgtaaaagagatgagacagagccaggctctcttgaataatctgaagcgatgaaacgggctgcacgcctctgaatgttttcgaggttgtgctgcaagaaagcttGGTGGGGATCCCAGACACGGAACTGGCATATTCCAATACTGGCAGGAGGAGACCTTTATACGCAGCCAATTTTGCATCCTTCGAACAAGGGGATAAGTTTCTACGAAGAACTCCCAATATCCTATTGCCTTtgttacacacattttgaatatgCTTTCCCCGGTTGAGATCTGAAGTGATATGAATACCCAGATATTTAACACAATCAACCTTAGCCAAGTGAACCCCATTGAGCATGTAATTGAAAATCACAGGTTTCCTCTTTCTAGTAATGGtcataatgttacatttcaccgGCTGGAAACTCATGCCCCAATCTTTAGCCCATTGTCCTAGTATATTAATATCTTCCTGAAGTTGATGACCATCACTGACATCATCGATAACCCGATAACAGACACAGTCATCAGCGAACAGTCGGACACCAGAAGAAACAGCATTACCaatatcatttatataggcCAGGAAGAGAATGGGTCCCAAAACTGACCCTTGAGGAACACCGGAAGTAATCTTAGAAGGATTAGACCTAGACCCATTGACAACAACCGACTGCTCTCTATCACTCAGAAAAGCATCCACCCAGCAGAGAACCTGATGTGAAACACCCATAGTGTACAGTTTAGATTTCAATAATTCGTGAGGAACAGTGTCAAAAGCCTTCTCAAAATCAAGGATGAAGACATCCACTTGCTTTCTTTGGTCAAGGGAGGAGGCCCATTCGTTGATGACAGAAACAAGCTGGGTCTCGCAGCTATGGTATTTCCTGAATGCATGCTGTTTAGCAGTCAAGATGTTATTATTCTGGAAATGCTCCATGATATTAGAACTGATTATGTGCTACGCAACAGAGTTTGAATTCTTCGAATAAATTTTAATACCATTAAATTCGATAATAGTTTCGATCTCTTTTGtagaaacaaaatcaaaagtACGTAACAATGTACGTACAGAATGGAATAAAGAACGAACAAATCAAACTCAATTATagccaaataaaaataaaacacgcCCTCGTATTCACTGTGTATTACTCAAACTCGAATTTCTTTGGATCAAAAGAAGACACCCCTTAAATTGTTTCATCCAATGAACATTTTGAGTAATTAAAAATTACAATCAACACAAAGTATTTCTACTTTTATCTCAACCTGCTTGCAGCAAATAttttatggtatatatatatatatatatacatatatatatatatatatatatacggttgaattgtagtgagttgaaaaatccagaacagtgaaaaaacttccagccccACCGGGATTCGGTAAATTAGAGTATCGGCATGGAACTTTCAACTTTACCTACatctttctttatatttcatgGTATACGTTCAATTAGTTCATCTCACATCACTAAATTTTGTAGCATCACTAGACCTATAAATCTCATCAGTTGAGCGATTCTAAAGCAGAAGTTAGACCATAACCTCTATATTTCTTGCGTACGATAGCCTACAGAGAGACATCTCAAAACTAAAGTTGTTTAAAGAACATTCCAACTGATGTTTCGAAGAAGAAAACTGTATGACATTGTGGCTAGATTtctgatctgttttaggataactatatatatttgcagGTTTGCGGGTATTTTTCACTAGTTTAAATATGAGTGTATACCAATTGGTCTTAAGCACACTTTAAACTATTTCTGGAGGTGAGAAATAATAGCCTTATCGGTATTGGTGATCCACACCACTTTCCCAACTCAGAGAAATATACATTTACAGGTTATAATTCAGCAATATGCGTGGTGAGATTTTGATTCACCCCAACCAGTCATGCGATGTAACGCTCAGTGCAACTGAATCCCCTCTGGTGAGAAGAAGGTATACGTACGCCACAAGGCACGAAATGCAATGCTCTTTCATGAGGCCTGGGAAGTGAGGGCCGGTAGAGgccgttgggggggggggggggagggggtaacaGAGTCTTCTACTTTCACGAGGCCTATTTAATCATCTACAAACTTATTAGCGGGAATCTTTGGGTTGTTATCATAACATTACCACCCTTTAAAACAAACGCTGAATTGTCCACTCCAACAGAGGAACCATAGTTTTGTTGCTGATAAGAGTCAACGGAAATAAAAAGTCGAAATTCCGGAAGTCGGATAACCTGTTACTTGCTCAGGATGAAAGCTGTCGTTCCAGTAAACCTTTGACCTAAATAGGATTATTTCCGGTGTATAGTTTCTATACAGGTGCTTTTGTGTACACGGTAACAATTCATAAAGTCACCTTGCTTAAGGATTGTCCTGCGTACTACGACATAGCCTACTGGTGCACCCTACATACGATTACTTTATGAGTTGCTCGTTAAAATGAGATATTTTAAATCATAGATGAAAAAAGTAGATGTCTACAATTATGTGAAGCTATCTATGTGTCGTTCCAACATATCtgatttagaaaatatattatttcaagacatttaaaatgattttgaaatatcTCGAATCAAAGGCCGTCTTGAAACGAACCTTTGAAAGTAAATCTGCAATTACATGTttctatatatctttatatcgTTTCAACATATGTAATATGTACACGTTTCATATTATCGAGGTATTTGAAATTAGTTAGAGGTGTCTCTGACGAAGTTGTAgatagataaaaaataaatcttgatttaaattcaaataatggtactgtttgaagcaaaacaaaacagtcaTCCCAATATTGATCCTGGCCTAGAAAAACAAACGACTTTGATCCCCCTCTAAAGGCCAGTCCCCTATTACCTCGGAGACTGTAACCGAAGTGATTATGACGGTGTTACATCACGTGAGATATCGTGAGTCCATTTGAAAGGGAAAATAGATACTATACACATGATCTTGGTTCAAGGTTGGTGAGCGATCTGCTAATGTACTGTGTAGCTTAAATAACATGTACTACATTCAATTCCCTTTAGACATACATTTGATTTCTCATGTGTCGATTTCTCATGCATTTCTCATGTATCTAAGTTAACTATTTAACATTATTTTCTAACACATCACCAACACCAGTTGATAGCCGAGCAATTAACAGGACGAAAACATATCAAAGTTCGGCTTTTTTAGATCTTAGAAAGTCAAATCAATAAGTATACGCTTTACTATACCGATGTAAATTGACCTGAAGAATACTGAGGTtttcagattcattttcgaaaATTCGTTCGTTCATTTTGTATCTTTGTTTTCCATCATCGACCAGTCGTTGCGGAAATACCAATGTAAAGAACAGACGAAAAAGGCTAGTACAAACTAAAGTAGAAATTGCGCTCGTATATCAACCATACACGATCGGACGCTTCGCGACGTAAACAAGGATgggaaaatgataaattggcGCCAATCGATACTGCACGGAGAATATTGGCGCAAAATACCCAATCAATtagaaacatttatatagcgctgaTATCAACAACAGTTGTTCAAAGGCACTAAAAGACAGTTTTTATGAAAGTAATTGTAATACACTTGTTCAAACAGATAACATTTGAGCAGTTTCTTGAATATGTCAACAGTCTGACCATTCTTGATGTAGAAGAGCGTTCCATTGTTTAGGACTGCAACATGGGAATGACCGATCGGCAAGTGACAAACTGTGAGTTTTGGGTacaacaaaatgaggtgaagaTGTACATATGATCTGAGCTGTTTGCGTGATGGTTGTAGCTGAAGTAAGTCCGATTGTAAGATGGAGATTGTTCATGGTAAACTTTATACACAAGACGAAGAAGAAGTACTTTGAACTTGATACACAGTCGTAATGAGAGCCAGTGAAGAGCAATGACTTCTTGTGTGATAAAGTCATATTTCTTACGCCTGACAATGATACGAGCAGAGGGATGATTTGTAGTTTAGTGATGAGtgatttattaaaattaatcaaGAGGCTGTTGCTATAAAGGCCTAGCCTATGTATGCAATTGAAGTGTATGTATGCAATTGAAGTGTCGGTCAGTGATATTACGtgcatatcagcatgttacgaCAGAGACAGGTGCCGCATAGTGCTTGTAATCAATACCTTTCCGTAATGGAGTAACGATAAATCACTTTCTCACGAGGGATTTTGTCACTTATGACGAAGTGGATATGAGCGATTATTAATCAGGTGACCTCTCATGTGAGCGAACTCGTCGTCGTGGACAATAATCAATCAGCGAGTATGCGATTACATTAAGTGAATTTGTTTACATCACGTGAAGCATTTCTAATGGTGAATAATTGAGCATAATCATATTCAAGATATCATTGAATAAACTGATGAAATCGTAGATACTTTGACGATATcatgaaaacaaagtaaaacgGTTTccgaaagaagaaaaaaaccggTTTCAGCGTAAGAACGGTTAGTCGATTTTCTCGTCGTATACTGCTAGCAGGTTGCATAATCGCTCGTGGTCAATAGTACCATGCACGAGAAACCACAAATGGCTTTGCGGTTTGCCTTTATTACAGGACCGTGATCAAGGACAGGCAATCCTACGTGATCAGACGGAACTGTTTCAATGTGTATCATATAGCATTGATCTGAAAATAAAGTAGGTCTTTTGCTTGTGTTCAAGATATTTGTGGCTTTCAGTTTATTTTAAAGATGAATGATCTTATACATAGGGCGAGAGCGTTATAGTCATATCAATTAAAGCAGCAGCTTTCTGAGTTGAAATTGAcaacataaaatatttcaactgcTATAGTCCatagcataggcgtaggagcctaatttgacttggggggggggggggggctgtaacgacttgcccgaaaaatataaccaaagtttttcgcgcgctccgcccGCGTTGAACacgttaatgtgcatatcatataggcattcatcggttattacatcacatgccaataacatactatcattttccgtgttattacccttccatattggttataactattggggaagtcgttacaacaataacgataataataatatcagtttaaccattgaaaaacacactacaaattattattctttcagtaggtgcccgaaaaattctcagcatattaatatactttcaccaaaaaaaattgggttgggggctgcagccccccagccccccgcctcctacgcctatggtccATAGCCTAACATCCTAT
Proteins encoded:
- the LOC139978999 gene encoding nucleotide triphosphate diphosphatase NUDT15-like, which encodes MIVLLSKSLISNLLTFTKRHSYHSLIGISSKMESSSSNAHAGLNKRPKLEDAEDKFPRPGVGVGVFVTSPKYPECILLGKRKNSTGSGLYALPGGHLEFGESWEECGRRETMEETGLKLKEVSFAHVNNAVNRPTKYHYVTIFMKGEVDSSYKEEPENTEPDKCEGWQWTKWEDIPSPEKLFWSLRFTLAEGFNLFKP